Proteins encoded in a region of the Buchnera aphidicola (Phyllaphis fagi) genome:
- the rpmI gene encoding 50S ribosomal protein L35 yields MPKMKTLKSASKRFKSISSGQFKRKQSNLRHILTKKTSHRKRHLRVKVIVSKKDRMHVQSFFPYFN; encoded by the coding sequence ATGCCTAAAATGAAAACATTAAAAAGTGCTTCTAAAAGATTTAAAAGCATTTCATCTGGTCAATTTAAACGTAAACAATCTAATTTACGTCATATTTTAACAAAAAAAACATCTCATCGAAAAAGACATCTTCGTGTTAAAGTAATTGTTTCAAAAAAAGATCGAATGCATGTTCAATCTTTTTTTCCTTATTTTAATTAA
- the infC gene encoding translation initiation factor IF-3, which produces MKIGNRIQLIKPNRINDEIKARQVRLIGINNESIGIMNLKKALQYAEYERVDLVEISPNATPPVCRIMNYGKFLYEKNKNLKEQRKKQKIVQIKEIKFRPSTEEGDYQVKLRNLIKFLEQGNKVKITLRFRGREMAHQDLGIQVLQRVQKDLMKFSVLESFPTRVEGRQMIMVLNPKKK; this is translated from the coding sequence ATTAAAATTGGAAATCGTATTCAATTAATCAAACCTAATCGAATTAATGATGAAATAAAAGCACGACAAGTTAGATTAATTGGAATTAATAATGAATCAATTGGTATTATGAATTTAAAAAAAGCGTTACAATACGCTGAATATGAAAGAGTTGATTTAGTCGAAATTAGTCCTAATGCAACACCTCCAGTGTGTCGAATTATGAATTATGGTAAATTTTTATATGAAAAGAATAAAAATTTAAAAGAACAAAGAAAAAAACAAAAAATTGTTCAAATAAAAGAAATTAAATTCAGACCTAGTACGGAAGAAGGTGATTACCAAGTAAAATTACGTAATTTAATTAAATTTTTAGAACAAGGGAATAAAGTAAAAATTACATTACGATTTAGAGGACGAGAAATGGCTCATCAAGATCTTGGCATTCAAGTATTACAAAGAGTTCAAAAAGATTTAATGAAATTTTCTGTTTTAGAATCATTTCCTACAAGAGTAGAAGGTCGACAAATGATTATGGTATTAAATCCTAAAAAAAAATAG
- the tyrS gene encoding tyrosine--tRNA ligase — translation MVKLNLLDELQVRGFVSKISNIHDLEKQINHNIITLYCGFDPTSDSLHVGHLLPLLCLKWFQKYNHNIVVLIGGATGLIGDPSFKDKERLIEISDMTIKWSTKIKSQISCLFKNLNFISPIIVNNYDWFKKINIISFLRDIGKYFSINKMMNRKSVKNRINRIDQGISFTEFSYNLLQSYDFLQLYKKYHVTLQIGGSDQWGNISSGIDLVRRLCHIQVFGLTTPLLTQSNGIKFGKTEKNTTIWLNSTKTTPYAFYQFWLNTSDDKIIDFLKLFTFLKIKEIDQINKQSNMKNQFFYPKSILADYVTKMIHGQEELNSAKRITNILFSGNFHKLTEYDFYQLKKDGMMSLVLNGYEDLRQVLVNSKLSSSRTHAYQLIISHAIRINNRKEINPKYLFCYSDKLFGKFTLITRGKKNHFLLCW, via the coding sequence ATGGTTAAGTTAAATCTTTTAGATGAATTACAAGTAAGAGGTTTTGTTTCAAAAATTAGTAATATTCATGATTTAGAAAAACAAATCAACCATAATATTATTACATTATATTGTGGATTTGATCCAACTTCTGATAGTTTACATGTAGGTCATCTTTTACCTTTATTATGCTTAAAGTGGTTTCAAAAATATAATCATAATATTGTTGTTTTAATAGGAGGTGCTACAGGATTAATTGGTGATCCAAGTTTTAAAGATAAAGAAAGATTAATTGAAATTTCTGACATGACAATAAAATGGAGTACAAAGATTAAAAGTCAAATATCTTGTTTATTTAAAAATTTAAATTTTATTTCTCCTATTATTGTAAATAATTATGATTGGTTTAAAAAAATAAATATTATTTCATTTTTACGCGATATTGGAAAATATTTTTCAATAAATAAAATGATGAACAGAAAGTCTGTAAAAAATAGAATTAATCGTATTGATCAAGGAATATCTTTCACAGAATTTTCTTATAATTTATTGCAATCATATGATTTTTTACAGTTATATAAAAAATACCATGTAACTTTACAAATTGGAGGTTCTGATCAATGGGGTAATATTTCTTCTGGTATTGATTTAGTACGCAGATTATGTCATATACAAGTATTTGGGCTTACTACTCCATTATTAACTCAATCAAATGGTATTAAATTTGGGAAAACAGAAAAAAATACAACCATTTGGTTAAATAGTACAAAAACTACACCTTATGCATTTTATCAATTTTGGTTAAATACTAGTGATGATAAAATTATTGATTTTTTAAAATTATTTACTTTTTTAAAGATTAAAGAGATTGATCAAATAAATAAACAAAGTAATATGAAAAATCAATTTTTTTATCCCAAATCTATTCTTGCAGATTATGTAACAAAAATGATACATGGTCAAGAAGAATTAAATTCAGCAAAAAGAATTACTAATATTTTATTTTCTGGAAATTTTCATAAATTAACAGAATATGATTTTTATCAATTAAAAAAAGATGGTATGATGTCATTAGTTTTGAATGGATATGAAGATTTACGTCAAGTTTTAGTAAATTCTAAATTATCTTCTTCTCGTACTCATGCATATCAATTAATTATTTCTCATGCTATTCGAATCAATAATAGAAAAGAAATAAATCCAAAATATTTATTTTGTTATTCAGATAAATTATTTGGAAAATTTACTTTAATTACCCGAGGGAAAAAAAATCACTTTTTATTATGTTGGTAA
- a CDS encoding iron-sulfur cluster assembly accessory protein, translated as MNIKKIWKGITVTNDAKKQIKYLIKKNNNTQSIQINIKKSGCAGFRYDLSLISCKHENIDKKYYIYQKDGIMIQIPIKYMYLIDGTTIDFLKGDGINMKFQFNNPNTQEFCGCGESFNIIHTE; from the coding sequence ATGAATATAAAAAAAATATGGAAAGGAATTACTGTAACAAATGATGCAAAAAAACAAATTAAATATTTAATAAAAAAAAATAATAACACTCAATCTATTCAAATTAACATTAAAAAATCTGGATGTGCTGGATTCCGATATGACTTATCTTTAATATCTTGTAAACACGAAAATATTGATAAAAAATATTATATTTATCAAAAAGATGGAATTATGATACAAATTCCTATAAAATATATGTATTTAATTGATGGAACAACAATAGATTTCTTAAAAGGAGATGGAATTAATATGAAATTTCAATTTAATAATCCTAATACCCAAGAATTTTGTGGTTGTGGTGAAAGTTTTAATATAATTCATACTGAATAA
- the thrS gene encoding threonine--tRNA ligase, whose amino-acid sequence MLVITLLNGMNRVYTENTVSLLKVAEDIKKGLGKISVGAIVNKNFVHINTIINKNSNVCILTMKDKQSISFIQRSCIQLLSYACKKKWPYAKIGIGNIFKEGFYCDIDINDTVNKKDILDLEVLMKKLINKKYFITYYSMLKKDLKVIFKKQGEIYKLEYIKKYFHDHDMIDVYYHEKYLDISLGAQSSNIKFCTNFKLQNCSGAYWEGSKFNNMLQRIYGTVWLNNNQLLQYLNNLEAIKNKDHRLINKKMKLYHIQEEASGMIFWHNNGLIIFQELKNFIRCKLREAKYEEVKTPIMMHKSMWEISGHVENFKDSIFSTMSEYQEYFIKPMNCPAHIQIFNCDLKSYRDLPVRMSEFGICHRNESSGSLHGLMRLRNFTQDDAHIFCTENQVQIEIINCIKMIFDVYKVFNFKKIHINLSTRPKKRIGNDKIWDKSEQDLKNALLISNLNFQIQNGEGAFYGPKIEFILEDSLSRLWQCGTIQLDFYLPKRFSSFYIDHNNNRKTPVMIHRAILGSIERFIGILLEEYSGFLPTWLSPVQVVVINVNMNHNEYVIKIMKKLFNLGIRVKYDIKNEKINFKIRKYTIERIPYILICGDQEIKLNKISIRNRSNKTIKLIDIDIFIKKLQFEIQNCNFYQMEE is encoded by the coding sequence ATGCTTGTTATTACGTTACTTAATGGGATGAACCGAGTATATACAGAAAATACTGTTTCATTACTAAAAGTAGCAGAAGATATTAAAAAGGGATTAGGAAAAATTTCCGTTGGTGCAATTGTTAATAAAAATTTTGTACATATTAATACTATTATTAATAAAAATTCGAATGTATGCATTTTAACAATGAAAGATAAACAATCTATTAGTTTTATTCAACGTTCTTGTATACAATTATTATCATATGCTTGCAAAAAAAAATGGCCATATGCTAAAATAGGTATAGGTAATATTTTTAAAGAAGGATTTTATTGTGATATTGATATAAATGATACGGTTAATAAAAAGGATATTTTAGATTTAGAAGTATTGATGAAGAAATTAATTAATAAAAAATATTTTATTACTTATTATAGTATGTTAAAAAAAGATTTAAAAGTTATTTTCAAAAAACAGGGTGAAATCTATAAATTAGAATATATTAAAAAATATTTTCATGATCATGATATGATTGATGTGTATTATCATGAAAAATATTTAGATATTAGTTTAGGGGCTCAATCATCTAATATAAAATTTTGTACAAATTTTAAATTACAAAATTGTTCTGGAGCTTATTGGGAAGGTAGTAAGTTTAATAATATGTTACAACGTATTTATGGAACAGTTTGGTTAAATAATAATCAGTTATTACAATATTTAAATAATTTAGAGGCGATAAAAAATAAAGATCATAGATTAATTAATAAAAAAATGAAATTATATCATATTCAAGAAGAAGCTTCAGGGATGATATTTTGGCATAATAATGGATTAATTATTTTTCAAGAATTAAAGAATTTTATTCGTTGTAAATTACGCGAAGCAAAATATGAAGAAGTTAAAACACCTATTATGATGCATAAATCTATGTGGGAAATTAGTGGTCATGTTGAAAACTTTAAAGATTCTATATTTTCTACTATGTCTGAATATCAAGAATATTTTATTAAACCCATGAATTGTCCTGCTCATATACAAATTTTTAATTGTGATTTAAAATCATATCGAGATCTTCCGGTACGTATGTCAGAATTTGGTATATGTCACCGTAATGAATCTTCAGGTTCTCTACATGGTTTAATGAGATTACGTAACTTTACTCAAGATGATGCTCATATATTTTGTACAGAAAATCAAGTACAAATTGAAATTATAAATTGTATTAAAATGATTTTTGATGTTTATAAAGTATTTAATTTTAAAAAAATACATATTAATCTTTCAACTAGACCAAAAAAAAGAATTGGTAATGATAAAATTTGGGATAAATCAGAACAAGATTTAAAGAATGCTTTATTGATAAGTAATCTTAATTTTCAAATACAAAACGGTGAAGGAGCATTTTATGGTCCTAAAATTGAATTTATTTTAGAAGATAGTTTAAGTAGATTATGGCAGTGTGGTACAATACAACTTGATTTTTATTTACCAAAAAGATTTTCTTCTTTTTATATAGATCATAATAATAATAGAAAAACTCCTGTTATGATACATAGAGCAATATTAGGATCTATAGAAAGATTTATTGGTATTTTATTAGAAGAATATTCAGGTTTTTTACCTACTTGGTTATCACCTGTACAAGTTGTAGTAATCAATGTAAATATGAATCATAATGAATATGTTATTAAAATTATGAAAAAACTTTTTAATTTAGGTATTCGTGTAAAATATGATATAAAAAATGAAAAAATTAATTTTAAAATTCGTAAATATACTATTGAACGAATTCCTTATATATTAATTTGTGGTGATCAAGAAATTAAATTAAATAAAATTAGTATTCGTAATAGATCAAATAAAACTATTAAATTAATAGATATAGATATTTTTATAAAAAAATTACAATTTGAAATTCAAAATTGTAACTTTTATCAAATGGAGGAATAA
- the pheS gene encoding phenylalanine--tRNA ligase subunit alpha produces the protein MKKKTINKNKFIQIFKKAIDIIENINDLEALRVQYLGKKGHIQLEINKLKGISSENRKDFGKLINDIKKYIQKEIKIKKLYLEDLKIQNKIFLEQIDISLPGRREDIGSMHPITQNIYYIESFFYKLGFDIIHGGLEIEDEFHNFEALNIPKYHPARNFQDTFWFDSVRLLRTQTSNMQIHIIKKKKLPIKIIVPGKVYRKDCDQTHSPIFHQIEGLVIDKNINFSHLKWIINHFLNDFFNKNVKIRFRSSYFPFTTLSSEVDIMQNNNSWLEILGCGMVHPNVLERFNIDSNIYSGLAFGIGIERIIMLYYGVQDLRLFLKNDLKFLKQFKRSRYY, from the coding sequence ATGAAAAAAAAAACTATTAATAAAAATAAATTTATTCAAATTTTTAAAAAAGCTATTGATATAATTGAAAATATAAATGATTTAGAAGCATTAAGAGTTCAATATCTAGGTAAAAAAGGACATATTCAATTAGAAATTAATAAATTAAAAGGTATATCTTCTGAAAATCGTAAAGATTTTGGGAAATTAATTAATGATATAAAAAAATATATTCAGAAAGAAATTAAAATTAAAAAATTATATTTAGAAGATTTAAAAATACAAAATAAAATATTTTTAGAACAAATTGATATTTCTCTTCCAGGAAGAAGAGAAGATATTGGATCTATGCATCCCATTACTCAAAATATTTATTATATAGAATCTTTTTTTTATAAATTAGGATTTGATATTATTCATGGAGGATTAGAAATAGAGGATGAATTTCATAATTTTGAAGCTTTAAATATACCAAAATATCATCCTGCTCGTAACTTTCAAGATACTTTTTGGTTTGATTCTGTAAGATTATTGAGAACTCAAACATCAAATATGCAAATTCATATTATCAAAAAAAAAAAATTACCTATTAAAATTATTGTTCCAGGAAAAGTATATCGTAAAGATTGTGATCAAACACATAGTCCAATTTTTCATCAAATAGAAGGTTTAGTAATTGATAAAAATATTAATTTTTCTCATTTAAAATGGATTATCAATCATTTTTTAAATGATTTTTTTAATAAAAATGTGAAAATAAGATTTCGATCATCTTATTTTCCTTTTACTACTTTATCTTCTGAAGTTGATATTATGCAAAATAATAATTCATGGTTAGAAATCTTAGGTTGTGGTATGGTTCATCCAAACGTGCTAGAAAGATTTAATATTGATTCTAATATATATTCTGGATTAGCATTTGGAATTGGAATTGAAAGAATTATTATGTTATATTATGGTGTACAAGATTTACGTTTATTTTTAAAAAACGATTTAAAATTTCTTAAACAATTTAAAAGAAGTAGGTATTATTAA
- a CDS encoding riboflavin synthase subunit alpha: protein MFTGIIQGIAVISSIKKKYKFCTYQIKFPNDLISNLKIGASVSNNGCCLTVTKIKYEYVYFDIMKETLRITNLSLLHVGSKINIERSLKFGDEIGGHLLTGHIISTAIIHNIIHIKENKKIFFQVNNIFIMKYIFLKGFIAIDGISLTVSGISQNIFYVYFIPETLCSTNISSRVVGDIVNIEVDYYTQIVVDKLEKFL, encoded by the coding sequence ATGTTTACTGGTATTATACAAGGAATAGCTGTTATATCGTCTATAAAAAAAAAATATAAATTTTGTACATATCAAATAAAATTTCCAAATGATTTAATATCAAATTTAAAAATTGGTGCTTCTGTATCAAACAACGGTTGTTGTTTAACTGTAACAAAAATTAAATATGAATATGTTTATTTTGATATTATGAAGGAAACATTAAGAATTACTAATTTGTCGTTATTACATGTTGGATCAAAAATTAATATTGAACGATCGTTAAAATTTGGTGATGAAATTGGTGGTCATTTATTAACTGGTCATATTATTAGTACAGCAATAATACATAATATTATTCATATAAAAGAAAATAAAAAAATTTTTTTTCAGGTCAATAATATATTTATTATGAAATATATTTTTTTAAAAGGATTTATTGCAATTGATGGAATCAGTTTAACAGTTAGTGGAATAAGTCAAAATATTTTTTATGTTTATTTTATTCCAGAAACTTTATGTAGTACTAATATTTCAAGTAGAGTTGTGGGAGATATAGTAAATATTGAAGTAGATTATTATACTCAAATAGTTGTTGATAAATTAGAAAAATTTCTATGA
- the metG gene encoding methionine--tRNA ligase has translation MKKKILVTCALPYANGSMHIGHMLEHIQADIWVRYQKMIGNEVWFICADDAHGTAIMMKSREMSISPEKLIYSIFKEHKFDLKSFNILYDHYSSTHNYENKYFVKKIYYTLKVNQLIKEKIIFQLYDTKEKIFLPDRFVTGSCPICYSSDQYGDNCETCGAIYKAIELINPISNISYTQPIVCSSLHLFFDLNMFKKKLNTWINSGVLQKPVFNKTQEWFNIGLKKWNISRDTPYFGFKIPDMPEKYFYVWLDAPVCYISTFKELCNKNKYLNFYEFWNIDSQVKLYHFIGKDIIYFHTLFWPAILESINFRKPTRIFVHGHVTLNGKKLSKSRGSLISVKKWIKYLDSDSLRYYYASKLSSKIEDIEINLEEFTNRINSDIVNKIVNLASRSASFLNNYFSNILSFELDNKKLYHTFIHATQLISYFFRKREFHLAIRKIIELSNIANQYINDQKPWTISITKNYIKLHNICSMGINLFRIIMICMKPIVPDLAKRTELFLMTRLSWNNINKPLLNHNINLFYPLYKRIDLNFIKKNF, from the coding sequence ATGAAAAAAAAAATTTTAGTCACTTGTGCATTGCCATATGCTAATGGATCAATGCATATTGGACATATGTTAGAACATATTCAAGCAGATATATGGGTACGATATCAAAAAATGATAGGTAATGAAGTATGGTTTATTTGTGCTGATGATGCTCATGGTACAGCAATTATGATGAAATCAAGAGAAATGTCTATTTCTCCAGAGAAATTAATTTATTCTATTTTTAAAGAACATAAATTTGATTTAAAATCTTTTAATATTTTATATGATCATTATTCTTCAACTCATAATTACGAAAATAAATATTTTGTAAAAAAAATATATTACACTTTAAAAGTTAATCAATTAATTAAAGAAAAAATAATATTTCAATTATATGATACAAAAGAAAAAATATTTTTACCAGATAGATTTGTTACAGGATCATGTCCTATATGTTATTCTAGTGATCAATATGGAGATAATTGTGAAACATGTGGTGCTATTTATAAAGCAATAGAATTAATTAATCCAATATCTAATATTTCTTACACTCAACCTATTGTTTGTAGTTCATTACATTTATTTTTTGATTTAAATATGTTCAAAAAAAAATTAAACACGTGGATAAATTCTGGAGTTTTACAAAAACCAGTGTTTAATAAAACACAAGAATGGTTTAATATAGGTTTGAAAAAATGGAATATTTCTAGAGATACTCCGTATTTTGGTTTTAAAATTCCTGATATGCCAGAAAAATATTTTTATGTATGGTTGGATGCTCCAGTTTGTTATATTAGTACATTTAAAGAATTATGCAATAAAAATAAATATTTAAATTTTTATGAATTTTGGAATATAGATTCTCAAGTAAAATTATATCATTTTATTGGGAAAGATATTATTTATTTTCATACTCTTTTTTGGCCCGCGATTCTAGAAAGTATTAATTTTAGAAAACCGACTCGAATATTTGTTCATGGACATGTTACTTTAAATGGGAAAAAGTTATCTAAATCTCGAGGTTCTTTAATTTCTGTGAAGAAATGGATAAAATATTTAGATTCTGATAGTTTGCGATATTATTATGCATCTAAATTATCTTCAAAAATTGAAGATATTGAAATTAATTTAGAAGAATTTACAAATAGAATTAATTCGGATATTGTAAATAAAATAGTTAATTTAGCTTCTCGTAGTGCTAGTTTTTTAAATAATTATTTTAGTAATATATTATCATTTGAATTAGATAATAAAAAATTATATCATACTTTTATTCATGCTACTCAATTAATTAGTTATTTCTTTAGAAAAAGAGAATTTCATTTGGCTATTCGAAAAATTATAGAATTATCAAATATAGCTAATCAGTATATTAATGATCAAAAACCATGGACAATCTCAATTACAAAAAACTATATTAAACTACATAACATTTGTTCTATGGGTATAAATTTATTTCGTATTATTATGATTTGTATGAAACCTATTGTACCAGATTTAGCTAAAAGAACAGAATTATTTTTAATGACTAGATTATCTTGGAATAATATTAATAAGCCATTATTAAATCATAATATTAATTTATTTTATCCATTATATAAACGAATTGATTTAAATTTTATAAAAAAAAATTTTTAA
- the tilS gene encoding tRNA lysidine(34) synthetase TilS, producing the protein MITEFIKLINKNQSLLLSYSGGLDSTVLLFQLIKFQKKYPSLNLRAIHINHQLNIKSKQWSNHCKKMCNTINIPLITENIIIPNQNNIQAIARKIRYKTIEKHMNKNEILLTAHHLDDQCETLFLSLKRGSGLSGLSGMSYSTILKKNKIIFRPLLQYQKSQLYTWAILNNLHWIEDDSNLKNQYDRNFIRNVIIKKIKGKWPFFINNCYRSMHICHIQEKSLNHFLDNSLSKYLICHNILNIKKFHIIHKETQILIIRRWIQKYAKLIPTYLQIQNIYNHLIINYQKYQKYKVVFKNFEICRYKNKIFKIPINNPIKNKILFWYDYKIPIQLPQELGVIMTNQHGTKIPKPKINDLVSIRFQTDKKILINKKYKTSIKNIWQHFKVPPWNRNRIPCLFYNNKLIYIIGIILIYNPKNNNTNYWNISWVNNFKNYN; encoded by the coding sequence TTGATTACAGAATTCATAAAATTAATTAATAAAAATCAATCTTTATTACTATCTTATAGTGGAGGATTAGATTCTACCGTATTATTATTTCAACTCATTAAATTTCAAAAAAAATATCCATCTTTAAATTTAAGAGCTATTCATATCAATCATCAGCTAAATATTAAATCAAAACAGTGGAGTAACCACTGTAAAAAAATGTGTAATACTATTAATATCCCCTTAATAACCGAAAATATCATTATACCTAATCAAAATAATATTCAAGCAATCGCTCGAAAAATAAGATATAAAACCATCGAAAAACATATGAACAAAAACGAAATATTATTAACCGCACATCATTTAGATGATCAATGTGAAACATTATTTTTATCTCTTAAACGAGGCAGTGGTTTATCTGGTTTATCCGGTATGTCATATTCTACTATTTTAAAAAAAAATAAAATCATTTTTAGACCATTATTACAATATCAAAAAAGTCAATTATATACATGGGCAATATTAAATAATCTACATTGGATTGAAGATGATAGTAATTTAAAAAATCAATATGATCGAAATTTTATAAGAAATGTAATTATAAAAAAAATAAAGGGAAAATGGCCATTCTTTATAAACAATTGTTATAGAAGTATGCATATCTGTCATATACAAGAAAAATCTTTAAACCATTTTTTAGATAATTCATTATCAAAATATTTAATTTGTCATAACATATTAAATATTAAAAAATTTCATATTATTCACAAAGAAACACAAATTTTAATTATCCGAAGATGGATACAAAAATATGCAAAATTAATACCTACTTATCTTCAAATTCAAAATATTTATAATCATTTAATTATTAATTATCAAAAATATCAAAAATATAAAGTAGTGTTTAAAAATTTTGAAATATGTCGATATAAAAATAAAATTTTTAAAATCCCTATTAATAATCCCATAAAAAACAAAATATTATTTTGGTATGATTATAAAATTCCAATACAACTTCCCCAGGAACTGGGAGTAATCATGACAAACCAACATGGAACAAAAATACCAAAACCTAAAATAAATGATTTAGTAAGTATTAGATTTCAAACAGATAAAAAAATATTAATAAATAAAAAATATAAAACATCCATAAAAAACATATGGCAACATTTTAAAGTACCTCCATGGAATCGAAATCGTATACCATGTCTATTTTATAATAATAAATTAATTTACATTATTGGAATTATATTAATTTATAATCCTAAAAATAATAATACTAATTATTGGAATATATCATGGGTTAATAATTTTAAAAATTATAACTAA
- the rplT gene encoding 50S ribosomal protein L20: MVRVKRGVTAHARHKKVLKQAKGYYGARSRVYRVACQAVIKAGQYAYRDRRQKKRQFRRLWIARINAATRQNRISYSNFIYGLKKLNIIINRKSLSNLAFCDQNTFNLLVKKSQDILQQTY; this comes from the coding sequence ATGGTTCGTGTAAAACGAGGTGTAACTGCTCATGCTCGTCATAAAAAAGTTTTAAAACAAGCAAAAGGATATTACGGTGCTAGATCTCGTGTGTATAGAGTTGCTTGTCAAGCAGTTATTAAAGCTGGTCAATATGCGTATCGTGATAGACGGCAAAAGAAAAGACAATTTCGAAGATTATGGATTGCTCGGATTAATGCAGCAACTCGACAAAATCGTATATCATATAGTAATTTTATATATGGATTAAAGAAATTAAACATTATTATAAATCGTAAATCTTTATCTAATCTTGCGTTTTGTGATCAAAATACATTTAATTTATTAGTCAAAAAATCTCAAGATATTTTACAGCAAACTTATTAA
- a CDS encoding 3-deoxy-7-phosphoheptulonate synthase, with protein MKKTDELRTIRIDPLITPNDLAKCHSLTSEIMDNIIIARKNISNIMTGKDKRLLVIIGPCSVHDPEAAVEYAQKLNIVRKKYYSKLEIVMRTYFEKPRTVVGWKGLISDPDINNSFRVNHGLSVARKLLLDINRLGIPAATEFLDIVVGQFIADLISWGAIGARTTESQIHREMASALSCPVGFKNGTDGNISIAIDAIRAAQVRHLFLAPDKDGKMTINHTSGNPFGHIIMRGGKYPNYHSNDIQLAVSNLRKFNLPEYLMIDFSHGNCFKQHQLQCNVADAVCKQIMDGSMNIAGVMIESFLEEGSQKVVNKDKLLYGQSITDPCLGWDDSVLILSQLAKSIDSRF; from the coding sequence ATGAAAAAAACAGATGAACTGCGTACGATACGTATTGATCCATTAATTACTCCTAATGATTTAGCAAAATGTCATTCTCTTACTTCAGAAATTATGGATAATATTATTATTGCTCGTAAAAATATTTCTAATATTATGACAGGAAAAGATAAACGTTTGTTAGTCATTATAGGACCATGTTCAGTACATGATCCAGAAGCAGCTGTAGAATATGCTCAGAAACTTAATATAGTACGTAAAAAATATTATTCTAAACTAGAAATTGTTATGCGTACATATTTTGAAAAACCTAGAACTGTAGTAGGTTGGAAAGGATTAATTTCTGATCCAGATATTAATAACAGTTTTCGAGTTAATCATGGATTATCAGTAGCTCGTAAATTATTATTAGATATTAATCGGTTAGGTATTCCTGCAGCTACAGAATTTTTAGATATTGTAGTTGGTCAATTTATTGCTGATCTAATTAGTTGGGGTGCAATTGGAGCTCGTACTACAGAAAGTCAGATTCATCGTGAAATGGCTTCTGCATTATCATGTCCAGTAGGATTTAAGAATGGAACTGATGGAAATATTAGTATTGCAATAGATGCAATTCGAGCAGCTCAGGTTCGTCATTTATTTTTAGCTCCAGATAAAGATGGAAAAATGACTATTAATCATACTAGTGGAAATCCATTTGGACATATTATTATGCGTGGAGGAAAATATCCTAATTATCATTCTAATGATATTCAATTAGCGGTATCAAATTTAAGAAAATTTAATTTACCAGAATATTTGATGATTGATTTTAGTCATGGTAATTGTTTTAAACAACATCAATTACAATGTAATGTTGCAGATGCAGTATGTAAACAAATTATGGATGGTTCAATGAATATTGCTGGTGTAATGATTGAAAGTTTTTTAGAAGAAGGATCACAAAAAGTAGTCAATAAAGATAAATTATTATATGGTCAATCTATTACAGATCCATGTTTAGGGTGGGATGATAGTGTTTTAATTTTATCTCAATTAGCAAAATCTATTGATAGTCGTTTTTAA